Proteins encoded within one genomic window of Acidithiobacillus sp. AMEEHan:
- a CDS encoding glutathione S-transferase N-terminal domain-containing protein — MATPSNKKTLMTLYSAQDCVFAHRVRFVLEEKAMEYQVVDIDFADKPEDLFALNPYGEVPTLVDRDLAVIESFLIIEYLDERFPHPPLIPVDPISRARVRVGLMQFDRDWFNPLFRPGYSEQDKVAAKDSLRRSLAQLSTLFSQQRYLFGDELSIADCALAPLLWRLPSLGIEIPKGAKATRDYAEQIFALESFQRSLTPAEKALR, encoded by the coding sequence ATGGCAACACCGAGCAACAAGAAGACCCTGATGACGCTGTATTCTGCGCAGGACTGCGTCTTTGCCCATCGCGTTCGCTTCGTACTGGAAGAGAAGGCCATGGAGTATCAGGTAGTCGATATCGACTTCGCTGACAAGCCGGAAGACCTCTTCGCACTGAATCCCTACGGCGAGGTACCCACCCTGGTGGACCGTGACCTGGCCGTCATCGAATCCTTCTTGATCATCGAATATCTCGACGAGCGCTTTCCCCACCCTCCCCTGATCCCCGTCGACCCCATCTCGCGCGCGCGCGTCCGGGTGGGACTGATGCAATTTGATCGCGACTGGTTCAACCCCTTATTCCGACCTGGATACAGCGAGCAGGACAAAGTCGCCGCCAAGGATTCCTTGCGTCGTTCCCTGGCTCAGCTCAGCACCCTGTTCAGCCAGCAACGCTACCTTTTTGGTGATGAGCTGTCCATCGCCGACTGCGCCTTGGCACCACTGCTGTGGCGCTTGCCAAGTCTCGGCATCGAGATTCCCAAGGGGGCCAAGGCTACCCGAGATTATGCGGAACAGATTTTTGCTCTGGAAAGCTTCCAGCGTAGCCTGACCCCGGCAGAAAAAGCGCTGCGCTGA
- a CDS encoding AMP-dependent synthetase/ligase, protein MALSVTGLDHLAAGLFARCQRDPSGNIAWQRVGEQLLPLRAADFAETVRRRARALSRLGIRRGHRVLLMAANSVDWAILDFAILSIGAVTVPLYASLGAREIHYVLGDCSPSLILLQNGEIYNRLEPAAWGVAPSHVFLQEPAMGMATWKDLDTLGGDGEASPAVPAEPLRRQDLASIVYTSGTTGWPKGVMLSHGNFLSNIEGFLHLVPLRAGQRLLSVLPLSHVFERATGHFGGYLLGLETAYAERPDTVLRDLAVTRPDLLIAVPRIFQVLYDRTLRTLNDRHDWLGKFLRQGMGLEGQARANWQQAVSSYLLRKRLRKKLGGRLQYFVSGGAALDPAIARFFLQLGLPILEGYGMTEASPVIAANPLHAIHPGSVGKPLPNIELRIAEDGEILVRGPSIMQGYWNNDTATHETIVEGWLHTGDVGELDADGYLHLTERKKEIIVNSAGENIAPQKIEMRLCSQPLISQAVVFGDHLPYLIALLYPDPEIVRDTLGENPDARQLEQALRQAVDHALHGLPSFEQVRRFAILREPLSESAGTLTPTLKVKRRRVAERYAAELTALQR, encoded by the coding sequence ATGGCACTTTCGGTAACCGGTCTCGATCACCTCGCGGCCGGGCTCTTCGCCCGTTGCCAGCGCGATCCCAGCGGAAATATCGCCTGGCAGCGGGTGGGGGAGCAGTTACTTCCCCTGCGCGCCGCCGACTTCGCGGAAACCGTGCGACGCCGGGCGCGGGCGCTATCCCGTCTGGGCATCCGCCGCGGGCACCGGGTTCTGCTCATGGCTGCCAATTCCGTCGATTGGGCCATTCTCGATTTTGCCATTCTCAGCATTGGCGCGGTTACCGTGCCGCTCTATGCGAGCCTTGGGGCACGCGAAATTCACTATGTTCTCGGTGACTGCAGCCCCAGCCTGATCCTGCTGCAGAATGGGGAGATCTATAACCGTCTGGAGCCCGCGGCCTGGGGGGTCGCGCCCAGCCATGTCTTTCTGCAGGAGCCCGCGATGGGGATGGCCACTTGGAAAGACTTGGACACCTTGGGAGGTGATGGGGAGGCGTCACCGGCGGTCCCTGCAGAGCCGTTGCGTCGGCAAGACCTCGCCAGCATCGTCTATACCTCGGGCACCACTGGCTGGCCCAAGGGCGTCATGCTGAGTCACGGAAACTTTCTCAGCAACATCGAGGGCTTTTTGCACCTGGTACCGTTACGCGCTGGGCAACGACTCCTTTCCGTCTTACCCCTCAGTCATGTCTTTGAACGTGCCACCGGCCATTTTGGCGGTTATCTCCTGGGTCTGGAGACCGCCTATGCCGAACGGCCCGATACCGTGCTGCGCGATCTGGCCGTCACCCGTCCCGATCTGTTGATTGCCGTTCCACGCATTTTTCAAGTGCTCTACGATCGCACTTTGCGGACCCTCAATGATCGACATGACTGGCTGGGGAAATTTCTGCGCCAAGGCATGGGGCTAGAAGGACAGGCGCGGGCGAATTGGCAACAGGCGGTGAGCAGTTATCTGCTGCGCAAACGGCTGCGCAAGAAGCTTGGAGGACGGCTGCAATACTTCGTCTCCGGCGGCGCCGCTCTGGACCCGGCCATTGCCCGGTTTTTTCTGCAGCTCGGCTTACCCATTCTCGAAGGCTATGGCATGACGGAGGCGAGCCCGGTCATCGCCGCCAACCCACTGCACGCCATTCATCCGGGAAGCGTGGGTAAGCCCTTGCCCAATATCGAGCTGCGCATTGCCGAGGATGGCGAGATCCTCGTCCGTGGTCCTTCCATCATGCAGGGCTACTGGAACAACGACACCGCAACCCACGAGACCATCGTGGAGGGCTGGTTACACACCGGTGACGTGGGCGAACTGGATGCCGATGGATATTTGCACCTCACCGAGCGCAAAAAAGAGATCATCGTCAACAGTGCCGGGGAAAACATCGCGCCACAAAAAATCGAGATGCGCCTGTGCAGCCAGCCGCTCATTTCCCAAGCAGTCGTCTTCGGCGATCATCTTCCCTACCTGATCGCGTTGCTCTACCCCGATCCGGAGATCGTGCGCGACACTTTGGGGGAAAATCCCGATGCACGGCAGCTCGAACAGGCCCTCCGCCAAGCCGTCGATCACGCCCTGCATGGCCTGCCGAGCTTTGAGCAGGTGCGGCGCTTCGCCATCTTGCGTGAACCTTTGAGTGAAAGCGCCGGCACCCTCACACCCACCCTGAAGGTGAAACGGCGCCGGGTCGCCGAACGCTACGCCGCAGAGCTCACCGCCCTGCAGCGCTGA
- the mraZ gene encoding division/cell wall cluster transcriptional repressor MraZ produces MFRGTHCHTLDSKGRLSVPARFRDQLNALCDGQIVLTINPTNEAAERCLWAYPLPRWEEVERQVADLPSTQASTRRFQRLFIGHSEELRLDNQSRILLSANLRQYAQIERDVVLVGQVGKFEIWDAELWQQQQSLSLDEDLLAGLGELRL; encoded by the coding sequence ATGTTTCGCGGCACGCATTGTCATACTCTAGACAGCAAGGGACGTCTCAGCGTGCCGGCGCGCTTTCGTGACCAGCTCAACGCCCTGTGCGACGGGCAGATCGTGCTCACCATCAACCCCACCAACGAAGCTGCCGAGCGCTGCCTCTGGGCCTATCCCCTGCCCCGCTGGGAGGAAGTCGAACGGCAGGTAGCCGATCTTCCCAGCACCCAGGCCAGCACCCGCCGCTTCCAGCGCCTCTTCATCGGCCACTCGGAAGAACTCCGTCTCGACAATCAGTCCCGCATCCTCCTGTCCGCCAATCTGCGGCAATATGCGCAGATCGAGCGCGACGTCGTGCTAGTGGGGCAAGTCGGCAAGTTCGAGATCTGGGATGCAGAGCTCTGGCAGCAACAGCAGTCTCTGTCCCTTGACGAAGACCTGCTCGCCGGCCTTGGGGAGTTGCGGCTATGA
- the rsmH gene encoding 16S rRNA (cytosine(1402)-N(4))-methyltransferase RsmH produces MSGAHQPVLPKEVLAALQPVWQAPGPRRLVDVTGGRGGHSALLLAQLEVDDRLCIFDRDPAAIQSLAKRFADDPRVDLVQAPFDALAQLLVARGWLGRVDAILADLGVSSPQLDEAERGFSFLRDGPLDMRMDPSQGLSAAEWLAQVEFRDLRRVLQEYGEERAATRIAKAIIARRAERPLLRTRELAELIADLLPVGKGIHPATRSFQAIRIQVNDELGQLQRFLPQALVALRPGGRLAIISFHSLEDRLVKHFFRAQEARPDPRLPLRAAELPAHPWVEISPAIRAQEAEIAHNPRARSAVLRAASKNPEFRHAS; encoded by the coding sequence ATGAGCGGCGCTCACCAGCCGGTACTGCCGAAGGAAGTGCTTGCGGCGCTGCAACCGGTCTGGCAGGCCCCAGGGCCGCGACGCCTGGTGGACGTCACCGGAGGACGGGGCGGCCACAGCGCCCTGCTCCTGGCACAACTGGAAGTCGATGATCGGCTCTGTATCTTCGATCGCGATCCGGCGGCCATTCAGTCGCTTGCCAAACGCTTTGCCGACGATCCGCGCGTGGATCTGGTGCAAGCACCCTTCGACGCCCTGGCGCAATTGCTGGTGGCACGCGGCTGGCTCGGACGGGTGGACGCGATCCTCGCCGACCTGGGCGTATCATCGCCACAACTGGATGAGGCCGAGCGTGGCTTTAGTTTTTTGCGCGACGGTCCACTGGACATGCGCATGGACCCCAGTCAGGGGCTGTCTGCTGCCGAGTGGCTGGCGCAAGTGGAGTTTCGCGATTTGCGGCGCGTACTACAGGAGTATGGCGAGGAGCGGGCGGCAACGCGGATCGCCAAGGCGATCATCGCGCGACGCGCGGAAAGACCTCTGCTGCGCACGCGCGAGCTCGCGGAGCTGATCGCGGACCTGCTCCCCGTAGGCAAAGGCATCCACCCCGCCACCCGCAGCTTCCAGGCGATTCGCATCCAGGTAAATGACGAACTCGGCCAACTGCAGCGTTTCCTGCCCCAGGCTTTGGTTGCCCTGCGCCCCGGTGGCAGACTGGCGATCATCAGCTTTCATTCCCTCGAAGACCGTCTGGTCAAGCATTTTTTCCGTGCGCAAGAAGCGCGTCCCGATCCTCGCCTGCCGTTGCGTGCGGCGGAGTTGCCCGCCCATCCGTGGGTGGAGATCAGCCCCGCCATACGCGCCCAAGAAGCCGAAATCGCTCACAACCCTCGTGCCCGCTCGGCGGTACTGCGTGCGGCGAGCAAGAATCCGGAGTTTCGCCATGCGTCGTAG
- the ftsL gene encoding cell division protein FtsL, translating to MRRSTIILVILITLTLFGIVAARESSRAQFIHLQALQNRIFSLNNRWGQLQLEQATLASDTRVGDIAHQKLGLEAPKNSQIIMVKSQ from the coding sequence ATGCGTCGTAGTACGATCATTCTTGTCATCCTGATCACGCTGACCTTGTTTGGCATTGTCGCCGCCCGGGAAAGCAGCCGGGCGCAATTCATCCATCTGCAGGCACTGCAAAATCGTATCTTCAGCCTCAACAACCGTTGGGGGCAGTTGCAGCTGGAGCAGGCAACGTTGGCCTCCGATACTCGTGTTGGCGACATCGCCCACCAAAAGCTGGGGCTCGAGGCGCCGAAAAACAGCCAGATCATCATGGTGAAGTCACAGTGA
- a CDS encoding penicillin-binding protein 2, with the protein MSTLAQAPLPVWRPRLIFGMLGAGFCAILYQSWQTQVEQSGFLRAQGQQRYQRQLPLPAPARGEIFDRDGRALALSVPSSTLWVDPKVFAQQQARWPELAKVLGISPAEIGKRLQHSGSAFAYLLRQIDPQLAARALALGIPGLHEMQEYRRFYPSGQITGPLLGFTNIEGVGSEGLELAYDHVLRSRAGQREVLRDNHGHLLSSAPEHISHSGQPLTLTIDRRLQYAAYTALAAAVQRFAARSGSAVLLDAHSGAILAMVNYPASNPNDREHYDPAGATDRAITHTFEPGSVMKPFAVAAALDSGSIQATSHFDVNTNCFRVANYCIQDDARHGTLDIGQILKYSSNIGAAKIALRTPAPDLYGLLSRAGFGQSVGLGLPGESAGRLPADQQWGPAAHAAIAYGYGISVNTLQLAAAYAAIANDGVYVTPHLLLGQRSNERQVMSASTAADLRKWLAGVVAPGGTGFLAAIPGYTVAGKTGTAAMANGKGGFHRHQVNTSFVGFAPAQNPRFVMAVTVRDPTQGWRYGGVVAAPVFRSTMSVALRNAGIPPQGGTAQAIRPRSLAEQQRWAEGAGDVQH; encoded by the coding sequence GTGAGCACGCTGGCACAAGCGCCCCTGCCGGTTTGGCGACCGCGTCTGATCTTCGGGATGCTGGGCGCTGGATTTTGCGCCATTCTCTACCAGTCCTGGCAGACCCAGGTGGAGCAGAGCGGTTTCCTGCGCGCCCAGGGTCAGCAGCGCTACCAGCGGCAACTGCCACTGCCAGCGCCAGCGCGCGGGGAGATCTTCGATCGCGATGGCCGAGCCCTGGCGTTGTCCGTGCCCAGCAGCACCCTCTGGGTAGACCCCAAGGTTTTTGCGCAACAGCAGGCGCGCTGGCCAGAGCTGGCCAAGGTCTTGGGAATATCGCCAGCAGAGATTGGTAAACGCCTGCAACACAGCGGTAGCGCCTTTGCCTATCTGCTTCGGCAGATCGACCCGCAACTGGCCGCACGGGCGCTCGCCTTGGGCATCCCCGGGCTGCATGAAATGCAGGAGTACCGACGCTTCTATCCCAGCGGGCAGATCACTGGTCCGTTGCTGGGTTTTACCAATATCGAAGGAGTTGGTAGTGAAGGCTTGGAACTGGCCTATGATCACGTCCTGCGCAGCCGAGCTGGCCAGCGCGAAGTTCTGCGCGACAATCACGGCCACTTGCTGTCCAGCGCCCCGGAACATATCAGCCACTCCGGCCAGCCCCTGACCCTGACGATCGATCGCCGCCTGCAGTATGCCGCCTACACGGCGCTGGCGGCTGCCGTGCAGCGTTTTGCCGCGCGCTCCGGCTCAGCCGTCCTCCTCGATGCCCACAGTGGTGCCATACTGGCAATGGTCAACTATCCGGCGAGCAATCCCAACGATCGGGAGCACTATGATCCCGCCGGTGCCACGGATCGCGCCATCACCCATACCTTCGAACCCGGGTCCGTAATGAAACCCTTTGCCGTTGCCGCCGCTCTGGATAGCGGCAGTATTCAGGCCACTAGCCACTTCGATGTGAATACCAACTGCTTTCGTGTCGCCAATTATTGCATTCAGGACGACGCCCGGCACGGCACCCTCGACATCGGCCAAATTCTCAAATACTCCAGCAACATCGGTGCAGCAAAGATTGCGCTGCGTACCCCGGCGCCAGATCTCTATGGCTTGCTCAGCCGCGCTGGGTTCGGGCAATCCGTGGGCTTGGGGTTGCCCGGCGAGAGCGCGGGCCGCCTGCCTGCCGATCAACAATGGGGACCAGCAGCGCATGCCGCGATCGCCTACGGCTATGGCATCTCGGTGAATACCCTGCAACTGGCCGCGGCCTATGCGGCAATCGCCAATGATGGCGTCTACGTCACACCGCATTTGCTGTTGGGACAGCGAAGCAACGAGCGGCAGGTAATGTCGGCCAGCACCGCCGCCGATCTGCGCAAGTGGCTGGCCGGGGTCGTCGCCCCGGGGGGTACCGGCTTTCTCGCGGCCATCCCCGGCTACACGGTAGCCGGAAAGACCGGCACGGCGGCCATGGCCAACGGCAAGGGTGGTTTTCACCGGCATCAGGTCAATACCAGCTTCGTCGGCTTTGCGCCGGCGCAGAATCCGCGCTTCGTCATGGCCGTGACAGTGCGTGATCCTACCCAAGGGTGGCGCTATGGCGGTGTCGTCGCGGCACCCGTCTTTCGCAGCACCATGAGCGTGGCCTTGCGCAACGCCGGCATTCCGCCCCAGGGAGGGACTGCCCAGGCCATTCGCCCACGGAGCCTTGCCGAACAGCAGCGCTGGGCAGAAGGAGCGGGTGATGTCCAACATTGA
- a CDS encoding UDP-N-acetylmuramoyl-L-alanyl-D-glutamate--2,6-diaminopimelate ligase, with protein sequence MSNIDTLDQLLPELQPARAIPITGIDSDSRRLRDGGLFVALNTRHGSAAHFLPDAWQAGAVAAIVEAEQEGFTATDAGPVWSRPDARALLGLALRRHHRWDADASPQLIGVTGTNGKSSVTRLIAQLAPAPAQIIGTLGHGPVDALQALPNTTPEAVELWRLLVAARAAGAQTVSMEVSSHALALGRVAAVPFHVAVFTNLTQDHLDFHGDMASYGAAKAQLFQMPELQYAILNANDPFTEQLRQKIAARVEILDYGFGAGAIAVRDYHPGASGTLLELDTPQGRRRLRSPLLGRSNTYNLLAALACATALGWELDDEQIARLDLPAGRYQCLPAVPGKGRVMIDYAHTPDALDAVLQDLRAIAKGKITVVFGCGGDRDRGKRSQMGAIAARLADRVIVTDDNPRREDPEQITTEILAGIPAGRAVVEHDRARAIRLAIAEAQPGDWVLIAGKGHESYQDRGGQKQPFADAQHAEEALRQ encoded by the coding sequence ATGTCCAACATTGACACCCTCGACCAGCTCCTCCCGGAATTGCAGCCTGCACGAGCCATTCCGATTACCGGCATCGACAGCGACAGCCGCCGCCTGCGCGATGGTGGGCTCTTTGTCGCCCTGAACACGCGCCATGGATCCGCTGCGCATTTTCTGCCCGATGCCTGGCAGGCGGGTGCCGTCGCTGCCATCGTCGAAGCGGAGCAGGAAGGGTTTACAGCAACCGACGCCGGTCCGGTATGGTCGCGCCCCGATGCCCGCGCGCTCCTGGGGCTGGCCTTGCGCCGCCACCACCGCTGGGATGCGGACGCAAGCCCCCAGCTCATCGGGGTGACCGGGACCAATGGCAAGAGTAGTGTGACACGGCTGATCGCCCAACTGGCGCCGGCGCCGGCACAGATCATCGGCACCCTCGGCCATGGGCCGGTGGATGCGCTGCAGGCACTGCCCAACACCACCCCCGAGGCGGTCGAGTTGTGGCGCCTGCTGGTCGCAGCACGTGCCGCCGGGGCGCAGACGGTCAGTATGGAAGTCTCCTCCCACGCCCTTGCCCTGGGGCGGGTGGCCGCGGTCCCCTTCCACGTCGCCGTCTTCACCAACCTCACCCAGGATCACCTCGACTTTCACGGCGACATGGCCAGCTATGGCGCGGCCAAGGCGCAGCTCTTTCAGATGCCGGAACTGCAATATGCCATCCTCAACGCCAATGATCCCTTCACTGAGCAACTGCGACAAAAAATTGCCGCGCGGGTCGAGATTCTGGACTATGGATTCGGCGCGGGTGCCATTGCCGTGCGCGACTACCATCCGGGTGCCAGCGGTACGCTGCTGGAGCTGGATACGCCCCAGGGCAGACGTCGGCTGCGCAGTCCTCTGCTCGGGCGCAGCAACACCTACAATCTGCTGGCGGCACTGGCCTGCGCGACGGCCCTCGGCTGGGAGCTCGATGACGAGCAGATTGCCCGCCTCGACCTGCCGGCCGGACGCTACCAGTGTCTGCCGGCAGTGCCAGGCAAGGGACGGGTGATGATCGACTACGCCCATACCCCCGATGCCCTGGATGCCGTCCTGCAAGACCTGCGTGCTATCGCCAAAGGGAAGATCACGGTGGTCTTTGGTTGCGGCGGTGACCGCGACCGCGGCAAGCGGTCGCAGATGGGCGCCATCGCCGCGCGTCTGGCGGATCGGGTGATCGTCACCGACGACAACCCACGCAGGGAAGACCCGGAGCAGATCACCACCGAGATTCTGGCCGGGATCCCGGCCGGTCGGGCGGTCGTAGAACATGATCGGGCGCGCGCCATCCGGCTGGCCATCGCCGAAGCGCAGCCCGGCGACTGGGTGCTGATCGCCGGGAAAGGCCACGAAAGCTATCAGGATCGCGGCGGGCAGAAACAGCCCTTTGCGGACGCACAGCACGCAGAGGAGGCATTACGCCAATGA
- the murF gene encoding UDP-N-acetylmuramoyl-tripeptide--D-alanyl-D-alanine ligase, producing the protein MIELSLREVAKICRGKVLPGSPAELRIRGLSTDSRSTPADSLFVALSGPHFDAHDFVGQARSNGAAAVLVSRAVAEPGVLVPDTLQALQDLAAAWRQACPAKIIGVTGSCGKTTVKEILAAILQETGPGIATQGNLNNHIGVPLTLARLRPTDRYAVVEMGMNHAGEIRALSRIAAPDLAIINNAGTAHLENLGTVEAIAAAKGEILEGLGAHGIAVLNADDRFCADWAAQAPGEVWRFSLEDQPARVRGSWRASATGGEMQVRAPQGSFDLQIPLPGRHNGANVLAAVTAALALDTPIAAIVRSVAQLRGVSGRLQWVAGRQGSRLLDDSYNANPASLEAAMQVLAQQPGRRFLVLGDMAELGPEARSYHAQAGKRLRELGIDGLFATGPLSAAAVDAFGSGASHFADIGALVAALQPRLASDVTVLVKGSRAAHMERAVAALRQEAS; encoded by the coding sequence ATGATCGAGCTGAGTCTCCGGGAAGTCGCCAAGATCTGTCGCGGGAAAGTCCTTCCCGGTAGCCCGGCAGAGCTGCGCATTCGCGGGCTCAGCACCGATAGTCGCAGCACGCCAGCCGATTCGCTTTTCGTTGCGCTCTCCGGACCGCATTTCGATGCCCATGACTTTGTCGGCCAGGCACGCAGCAACGGTGCAGCGGCAGTACTCGTCAGCAGGGCGGTAGCCGAGCCCGGGGTCCTGGTCCCCGATACCCTGCAGGCGTTGCAAGACCTGGCCGCTGCCTGGCGCCAAGCTTGTCCTGCCAAGATCATCGGCGTCACCGGCTCCTGCGGTAAGACCACCGTCAAGGAAATCCTGGCGGCAATCCTGCAGGAGACCGGACCGGGCATCGCCACCCAGGGCAATCTCAACAACCACATCGGCGTGCCCTTGACTCTGGCGCGTCTCCGTCCGACGGATCGCTATGCGGTGGTGGAAATGGGCATGAACCACGCCGGCGAAATTCGGGCATTGAGCCGTATTGCGGCACCCGACCTGGCGATCATCAACAATGCCGGCACGGCGCACCTGGAAAATCTGGGGACGGTGGAGGCCATTGCCGCGGCCAAGGGAGAAATCCTCGAAGGATTGGGCGCCCATGGCATCGCCGTGCTCAACGCTGATGACCGCTTTTGTGCGGACTGGGCGGCCCAAGCACCGGGTGAAGTTTGGCGTTTCAGCCTGGAAGACCAGCCAGCGCGTGTGCGCGGCAGCTGGCGGGCGAGTGCGACGGGCGGGGAGATGCAGGTACGGGCGCCGCAGGGAAGCTTTGACCTGCAAATCCCCCTGCCTGGCCGGCATAACGGTGCCAATGTCCTGGCGGCGGTCACCGCGGCCCTGGCTCTCGACACTCCCATCGCCGCGATCGTGCGTAGCGTCGCCCAGCTGCGTGGCGTCTCCGGACGCCTGCAGTGGGTCGCGGGGCGGCAGGGCAGCCGTCTCCTGGACGATAGCTATAATGCGAACCCGGCGAGCCTGGAGGCGGCGATGCAGGTGCTGGCGCAACAGCCGGGCCGACGTTTTCTGGTGTTGGGGGATATGGCTGAACTGGGCCCGGAGGCACGCAGTTATCACGCCCAGGCAGGGAAACGTCTGCGGGAGTTGGGCATCGACGGGCTCTTTGCCACCGGTCCCCTGAGCGCGGCAGCGGTGGACGCCTTCGGCAGCGGCGCCAGCCACTTTGCCGATATCGGCGCCCTCGTTGCCGCCCTGCAGCCACGACTGGCGAGCGACGTCACGGTGCTGGTGAAGGGTTCTCGTGCCGCCCATATGGAACGGGCGGTCGCTGCCCTGCGGCAGGAGGCTAGCTGA
- the mraY gene encoding phospho-N-acetylmuramoyl-pentapeptide-transferase produces MLYYLLLQLQSVYHGFHVFSYLTLRGVLSILTALVLSLGLGPIVISRLRQYKIGQMVRSDGPESHLSKQGTPTMGGALILLVVLLTTLLWSDLGNPMVWIAMLTTLAFGTVGFIDDWRKLRRKNSKGLSARGKYGLQSLFAIAAATALYIWGQGSVPHSLIVPFVPHVLIPLGIGFIVFSYFVIVGTSNAVNLTDGLDGLAIVPTVMVAGALGIFSYVAGNAVFANYLEVPFVPGAGQLIIFCGALVGAGLGFLWFNTYPAEVFMGDTGALALGAALAIVAIVARQELVLVIMGGVFVVETLSVMIQVTSFRLTGKRVFRMAPLHHHYEKKGWPEPRVAVRFWIITVILVLIGLSSLKIR; encoded by the coding sequence ATGCTCTACTATCTTCTGCTCCAGCTACAGAGTGTCTACCACGGCTTTCACGTCTTCTCTTACCTGACCCTGCGCGGGGTCCTGAGCATCCTCACCGCCCTGGTCTTATCTCTGGGTCTGGGCCCCATCGTCATTTCCCGTCTGCGCCAGTACAAAATCGGACAGATGGTGCGCAGTGATGGACCGGAGAGCCATCTGAGCAAGCAGGGCACCCCGACTATGGGCGGCGCCCTGATTCTGCTGGTCGTGCTCTTGACCACTCTGCTCTGGTCCGATCTCGGCAACCCCATGGTATGGATCGCCATGCTGACGACCCTTGCTTTTGGCACTGTGGGTTTCATCGATGATTGGCGCAAATTGCGCCGGAAGAACAGCAAGGGACTTTCAGCCCGCGGCAAATATGGCTTACAGTCGCTTTTCGCCATCGCCGCCGCCACCGCCCTGTACATCTGGGGCCAGGGGAGCGTACCCCACAGCCTGATCGTGCCTTTCGTCCCGCATGTGCTGATTCCGCTGGGCATCGGCTTCATCGTCTTCAGCTACTTCGTCATCGTCGGCACCTCCAATGCCGTCAACCTCACCGATGGTCTCGACGGTCTCGCCATTGTGCCCACCGTGATGGTGGCTGGGGCGCTGGGCATCTTCAGTTATGTGGCAGGCAATGCCGTCTTTGCCAATTATTTGGAGGTTCCCTTCGTCCCTGGCGCGGGCCAGTTGATCATCTTCTGTGGCGCCTTGGTCGGCGCGGGGCTGGGTTTTCTGTGGTTCAACACCTACCCCGCCGAGGTTTTCATGGGCGATACCGGCGCCCTGGCCCTGGGCGCGGCCCTGGCCATTGTCGCCATCGTCGCCCGGCAGGAGCTGGTGCTGGTGATCATGGGTGGAGTCTTCGTGGTCGAGACTCTCTCCGTGATGATCCAGGTCACATCCTTCCGCCTGACCGGCAAACGCGTTTTCCGCATGGCTCCCTTGCATCATCACTACGAAAAGAAAGGATGGCCGGAACCACGGGTGGCAGTGCGTTTTTGGATCATTACCGTGATCCTGGTCTTGATTGGCCTTTCGAGCCTGAAAATCCGATGA
- the murD gene encoding UDP-N-acetylmuramoyl-L-alanine--D-glutamate ligase, with protein sequence MKKIDWRERRVAIAGAGKTGESLLRFALARGAQCSLWDTRATLDAQAWRERYPGVHIHFGDWPEDAFLPYERVLCSPGLSPMTPALAAARRAGIPLWGDIELFAQCAEAPVIAITGSNGKSTVTTLVGEMAQAAGLQVAVGGNLGTPALDLLAEEGDPEPELYVLELSSFQLEYCESLRPRAATILNISPDHLDWHGDFASYVAAKWRIARCMGAGDTLVLPSQDAELQTPPPTFLRSSHYAASAPVP encoded by the coding sequence ATGAAGAAGATCGACTGGCGAGAACGCAGGGTGGCAATAGCCGGAGCCGGCAAGACCGGAGAGTCCCTGTTGCGCTTTGCCTTGGCACGGGGGGCCCAGTGCTCTTTGTGGGATACCCGTGCAACACTGGACGCCCAAGCCTGGCGGGAACGCTATCCGGGAGTCCATATCCATTTTGGCGACTGGCCAGAGGATGCCTTTTTGCCTTATGAGCGCGTGCTGTGCAGCCCGGGACTGTCGCCCATGACGCCGGCCCTGGCGGCTGCGCGGCGCGCGGGGATTCCGCTCTGGGGCGACATCGAACTCTTCGCCCAATGCGCAGAGGCGCCCGTCATTGCCATCACCGGCAGCAATGGCAAGAGCACCGTCACCACCCTGGTCGGCGAGATGGCGCAAGCGGCGGGGCTGCAGGTGGCGGTGGGGGGCAATCTCGGGACGCCGGCGTTGGACCTGCTGGCGGAGGAAGGAGATCCGGAACCCGAGCTCTACGTCCTCGAGTTGTCCAGCTTCCAACTGGAATACTGTGAGAGCCTGCGCCCACGCGCCGCGACCATCCTCAATATCAGCCCTGATCATCTCGACTGGCATGGCGATTTCGCCAGCTATGTCGCTGCTAAATGGCGCATCGCCCGGTGCATGGGCGCTGGGGACACCCTGGTGCTGCCCAGTCAGGATGCGGAGCTGCAAACGCCTCCCCCAACCTTTCTTCGGAGCTCTCATTACGCCGCTTCGGCCCCGGTGCCGTAG